The stretch of DNA CTTCCGTAGCCATATCGATGGCTCGGAACATTTTTTCAGCCCGGAAAAATCCATGGAAATTCAAATGGCTTTGGGCGCGGATGTGGCCATGGCTTTTGACGAGTGTGCCCCCTACTCGAGCAGCTATGAACAGACAAGGGCCGCCATGGAGCGCACAACCCGCTGGGCAGAACGCTGCCGTATGCGCCATGACCGGAAGGACCAGGCGCTATTCGGCATTATTCAAGGAGGCATGTATCGCGATCTGCGGCTGCAAAGCGCAGCCGAGCTGGCCGCTCTGGATTTTCCCGGGCACGGTATCGGGGGACTGAGCGTGGGAGAACCGAAACCGCTGATGTATGAGGTCTTGGATTATCTGGTGCCGGCCATGCCCCGGGAAAAGCCCCGTTACTTAATGGGGGTAGGGTCGCCGGATTGTTTGCTTGAGGGGGTTTTCCGGGGTGTGGATATGTTTGACTGTGTGCTGCCCACCCGGATTGCTCGCAATGGTACTGTTTTTACACGGGATGGTAAACTTGTGGTGCGCAACGCCGAATATGCCCGGGACTTTAGGCCGCTTGATCCTGAATGCGATTGTTACACATGCCGCAATTTTTCCCGGGCCTATATAAGACATTTAATAAAAGCCAACGAGGTATTGGGCATCAGGTTGACCACACTGCATAATTTGCGTTTTGTGCTGCGACTGATGGAAAACATTCGGGCTGCCATTGACGGGGATTACTTTGTGGCATATAAAGAAGATTTTTTACGGCGGTTTAAACTGGATTAGATAAACTATTTTACATTAAATTACAATAGGAAAATAAAAAAAGGGAAATGAATAATAATAAAGAATTAGTACATGTTTGATTTATAATTGGGAAGGAGGGAGAAAAACACAGTGAATGAAACCACTATCGGCATTTTATATATAGTCGGTTTATTTGCCTTGCTCTGGTTCCTAATGATTAGGCCCCAGCAGCAGCGTCAAAAAAAGCACGCGCAAATGGTGTCCAACATTAAGGTAAATGACCGCATTGTTACAGTGGGTGGCATCTATGGTACCATTATCAAGGTTAAGGAAGACACTTTTATTTTAAGAATAGCTGAAAGCGTGCGTATCGAAATACTGAAAAGTGCTGTTGCACAAATTGTTTCGAGCGGCGATGACAGCGATAATAACAAGGATTAATTATTGGGAGTAGACCCGGTCTACTCTTTTTGTTGATTATTTTTGCAGCATGGGGAGGGCAATTGTGTTTGATAACCGTTGATGATGTAAAAAAGAATCCCATATTGGACAGTTTTATTCGCAAGGGTAACGAATTTTTGGGTGCTATGGGTTATACAGAACACAGTTACCGGCATATTAACCTGGTATCCAGTATTTCCAAGAATATTCTGGACAAGCTGGGCTACAGTAAGCGGGAGGCTGAACTGGCGGCCATTGCGGGTTATTTGCATGACGTGGGTAATGTGGTGAGCAGAAACGATCACGGTATCTCAGGTGCCACTATATGCTGTCCCATATTGTTACAAATGGGCATGAATCCCGATGAAGTGGCCATTGTTATATCAGCTATCGCCAATCACGAGGAGCAATACGGACAGCCCGTCAGCACAGTTGCGGCGGCCCTGATACTGGCGGACAAGTCAGACGTGCACCGCTCCCGGGTGCGCAACCAGGAATTTGCCACCTTTGATATACACGACCGGGTTAATTATGCCGTGGAAAACTCCCTTGTTTGGGTGGACGAAAAGAAGCGGACTGTTACCATGGAGCTGACTATCAATATAGAAATAACACCTGTGATGGAGTATTTCGAAATTTTTTTAACCAGAATGATATTATGCAGAAGGGCGGCGGTATTTTTAAACTGTGTATTTGAGCTGGTGGTCAACGGAGCCAAGTTACTGTAATTGAGCTAAGGGGGAGAGACAAAATGAGATGGAGTAAGCTATTGACCATGGCCGCCATTATACTGGTCATCGCAGCCTTGGGTATAACAGCGGCGGTACCGCTGCCGATCTTCAAGGATGTGACATGGCTGCCCTGGGGCAAGGACATTATCCTTGGTCTTGATTTGCAGGGCGGGGTGCATGTGGTGTTGGAGGCTAAGGACACGCCCAATGCCGAAGTTAACGATGAAAGTATGAAAAGGGCGCAGGCTGTATTAGAAAGAAGGATTAATGAAACCGGGGTAGCTGAGCCCGTTATCCAACGCCAGGGCGATCGAAGAATCATTGTGGAGCTTGCGGGGATAGATGACCCCGAAAAGGCTGTTATAGATTTAATACAGCCGGCTTATCTGGAATTTAAAAATGAGCTGGGCCAGACCATTATAACAGGTGCAGATTTAAAGGACGCCCTGGAGGCCCGGGATCCCAATACAGGTCAGGTTGAGGTAGACCTGACGTTTACATCCGAGGGTACCCGAAAATTTGCCCAGGCTACCATGGCCAACGTAGATAAGCCCATCGGCATATACTTGGATGAACAGTTGCTGCAAAACCCGGTGGTCTCGGAGCCTATCACAAATGGCCAGGCTAGAATCACAGGTTATGAAAACCTGGAAGAGGCGCATACCATTGCTATACTGCTGCGCTCCGGTGCATTACCTGTGCAGCTTGATGTGATGGAAAAGCGGACTGTGGGCCCGCAGTTGGGCAAGGATTCCCTGGATAGATCCATTAATGCAGGTATCGTGGGTATTGTGGCTATTTTGGTGTTTATGCTTGTTTATTATCGTATCCCCGGCTTAATTGCCGATTTGGCGCTGATTTTTTATGCACTGGTTGTGTTGGCCATATTTATCGGCATCCATGCCACTATGACGCTGCCCGGCATTGCTGGTTTTCTATTATCCCTGGGTATAGCTGTGGACGCCAATGTAATTATCTTCGAGCGGATTAAGGAAGAACTGCGTACCGGTAAAAGTATTCGTTCCGCCATTGATTCAGGCTTTAAGCGGGGCTTTGTGGCCGTTTTCGATGCCAATGTCACCACGTTGATTGGCGCCGCTGTGTTATATTTTTTCGGCACCAGTTTAATCCGTGGTTTTGCCGTGACGCTTAGCATTGGTATTCTGGTCAGTATGTTCACAGCCATCACCATGACCAGGTGGATGCTGCACCTGGCCGCTGCCAGCAATTCAGTTAAAGATCCTCGCTATTATGGCGCTTAAGGGGGGCGGGACAAATGTTTAACTTTATGAAGCACAGAAAGATTTGGTATATTATTTCGTTGTTGATTATATTGCCGGGACTGTTCTCTATAGCGACGCGGGGTTTCAACCTGGGCATTGATTTCACCGGTGGTAATCTTGTGGAAGTTCGGCTGGAGCAGGACGTCAAGATTGATCAAGTG from Desulfoscipio gibsoniae DSM 7213 encodes:
- the tgt gene encoding tRNA guanosine(34) transglycosylase Tgt, whose amino-acid sequence is MAIGFTITKEDGRSRARRGTLITPHGTVQTPIFMPVGTQATVKTMTPEEVQDCGGALVLSNTYHLYLRPGHALVAEAGGLHKFMRWDGPILTDSGGFQVFSLGPLRKISDQGVTFRSHIDGSEHFFSPEKSMEIQMALGADVAMAFDECAPYSSSYEQTRAAMERTTRWAERCRMRHDRKDQALFGIIQGGMYRDLRLQSAAELAALDFPGHGIGGLSVGEPKPLMYEVLDYLVPAMPREKPRYLMGVGSPDCLLEGVFRGVDMFDCVLPTRIARNGTVFTRDGKLVVRNAEYARDFRPLDPECDCYTCRNFSRAYIRHLIKANEVLGIRLTTLHNLRFVLRLMENIRAAIDGDYFVAYKEDFLRRFKLD
- the yajC gene encoding preprotein translocase subunit YajC; translated protein: MNETTIGILYIVGLFALLWFLMIRPQQQRQKKHAQMVSNIKVNDRIVTVGGIYGTIIKVKEDTFILRIAESVRIEILKSAVAQIVSSGDDSDNNKD
- a CDS encoding HD domain-containing protein, producing the protein MITVDDVKKNPILDSFIRKGNEFLGAMGYTEHSYRHINLVSSISKNILDKLGYSKREAELAAIAGYLHDVGNVVSRNDHGISGATICCPILLQMGMNPDEVAIVISAIANHEEQYGQPVSTVAAALILADKSDVHRSRVRNQEFATFDIHDRVNYAVENSLVWVDEKKRTVTMELTINIEITPVMEYFEIFLTRMILCRRAAVFLNCVFELVVNGAKLL
- the secD gene encoding protein translocase subunit SecD, yielding MRWSKLLTMAAIILVIAALGITAAVPLPIFKDVTWLPWGKDIILGLDLQGGVHVVLEAKDTPNAEVNDESMKRAQAVLERRINETGVAEPVIQRQGDRRIIVELAGIDDPEKAVIDLIQPAYLEFKNELGQTIITGADLKDALEARDPNTGQVEVDLTFTSEGTRKFAQATMANVDKPIGIYLDEQLLQNPVVSEPITNGQARITGYENLEEAHTIAILLRSGALPVQLDVMEKRTVGPQLGKDSLDRSINAGIVGIVAILVFMLVYYRIPGLIADLALIFYALVVLAIFIGIHATMTLPGIAGFLLSLGIAVDANVIIFERIKEELRTGKSIRSAIDSGFKRGFVAVFDANVTTLIGAAVLYFFGTSLIRGFAVTLSIGILVSMFTAITMTRWMLHLAAASNSVKDPRYYGA